Proteins co-encoded in one Malus sylvestris chromosome 9, drMalSylv7.2, whole genome shotgun sequence genomic window:
- the LOC126582258 gene encoding glucose-1-phosphate adenylyltransferase small subunit, chloroplastic/amyloplastic-like: MASSSMSASGVLTSRSSVLPNSKQNHNISRLSFSGSHLSGTKISAPSTCLRRSPTNRVPPLVVSPKAVSDSKNSQTCLDPDASRSVLGIILGGGAGTRLYPLTKKRAKPAVPLGANYRLIDIPVSNCLNSNVSKIYVLTQFNSASLNRHLSRAYASNMGGYKNEGFVEVLAAQQSPENPNWFQGTADAVRQYLWLFEEHNVLEFLVLAGDHLYRMDYERFIQAHRETDADITVAALPMDEKRATAFGLMKIDEEGRIIEFAEKPKGEQLKAMKVDTTILGLDDERAKEMPYIASMGIYVVSKNVMLDLLRDKFPGANDFGSEVIPGATSIGLRVQAYLYDGYWEDIGTIEAFYNANLGITKKPVPDFSFYDRSSPIYTQPRYLPPSKMLDADVTDSVIGEGCVIKNCKIHHSVVGLRSCIAEGAVIEDTLLMGADYYETDADRRFLAAKGSVPIGIGKNSHIRRAIIDKNARIGENVKIINIDNVQEAARETDGYFIKSAIVTVIKDALIPSGTVI; the protein is encoded by the exons ATGGCGTCCTCTTCGATGTCAGCAAGCGGAGTGCTCACCTCCCGATCGTCGGTGTTGCCGAATTCGAAGCAGAACCATAACATCAGCCGCCTCTCGTTCAGTGGCTCTCATCTCTCCGGGACCAAAATCTCCGCGCCCAGCACCTGTTTGAGGAGATCGCCCACTAACAGAGTCCCGCCGCTGGTTGTGTCTCCCAAAGCTGTTTCCGATTCCAAGAACTCTCAGACGTGTCTTGATCCCGATGCGAGCCGG AGTGTGTTGGGGATTATACTGGGTGGGGGAGCTGGGACGAGGCTTTACCCATTGACAAAGAAGCGTGCGAAGCCTGCTGTTCCATTGGGAGCAAACTACAGGCTGATCGATATCCCAGTCAGTAATTGCCTCAACAGCAACGTATCAAAGATCTATGTGCTGACCCAGTTCAATTCCGCTTCGCTCAATCGCCATCTTTCTCGTGCTTATGCTAGTAACATGGGTGGCTACAAAAACGAAGGCTTTGTTGAGGTTCTTGCTGCCCAGCAGAGCCCTGAGAATCCCAATTGGTTTCAG GGTACCGCGGATGCCGTGAGGCAGTACTTGTGGTTGTTTGAGGAGCACAATGTGTTGGAGTTTTTGGTTCTTGCTGGGGACCACTTGTATAGGATGGACTATGAGAGGTTTATTCAGGCACATAGAGAAACTGATGCAGACATCACTGTGGCTGCTCTGCCCATGGATGAGAAGCGTGCTACCGCCTTTGGTTTGATGAAGATTGATGAAGAGGGAAGGATTATTGAGTTTGCTGAGAAACCTAAAGGGGAGCAACTCAAAGCTATGAAG gtTGATACTACTATCTTGGGTCTTGATGATGAGAGAGCTAAAGAGATGCCTTATATTGCCAGTATGGGTATATATGTTGTGAGCAAAAATGTCATGTTAGATCTACTTCGAGACAAGTTTCCTGGTGCAAATGATTTCGGGAGTGAAGTTATTCCAGGCGCAACTTCCATTGGTTTGAGG GTTCAAGCTTATCTGTATGATGGCTACTGGGAAGATATTGGTACCATTGAGGCTTTCTACAATGCTAACTTGGGGATAACAAAAAAACCAGTTCCAGATTTCAG CTTTTATGATCGTTCATCCCCAATCTACACCCAACCTCGGTATTTACCTCCATCAAAAATGCTTGATGCTGATGTCACAGATAGTGTTATTGGCGAGGGATGTGTAATAAAG AACTGTAAAATTCACCATTCAGTCGTTGGGCTTCGGTCTTGCATAGCGGAGGGTGCTGTCATTGAAGACACATTACTGATGGGAGCTGACTACTATGAG ACTGATGCTGACAGGAGGTTTCTAGCTGCAAAGGGTAGCGTTCCAATCGGTATTGGCAAGAATTCTCACATTAGGAGAGCTATAATTGATAAGAATGCTCGAATTGGAGAAAATGTTAAG ATTATCAATATCGACAATGTGCAAGAAGCAGCAAGAGAAACAGACGGATATTTCATAAAGAGCGCGATTGTCACAGTGATCAAGGATGCCTTGATTCCTAGTGGAACAGTAATCTAG
- the LOC126582257 gene encoding uncharacterized protein LOC126582257 — translation MGVEESMELDGLLEVENCVRCNDGGSGSRKLMVCSEKGCPIALHEECMCARPVFDQLGKFYCPYCAYKREFFRCRELGRKVMGSKSVLSKFIDAGEGEDCGCETGGWGGVEVRGQSVGVEGGGAVEGGTDQRREIEDVRGEERIDEDPEEEEIVEETQEEDAEPRETMNNDNARDGLDRRDEEDCLRVSEESKGGSDEEEQEEETEHQSGCCVQEMTNNHNAHGLSDQRDEEDGKRVPEENEGESEDEEQMQSVEKEVPGNSTVVPESDELDTGSPLVRKQRFKQKSKRIKQPQSVASLRTVPSPSRELSARRTRSAEEHAKNQNGKAKTFSKKERENQESARNLVLPNVKGKRSKWTDEEIKMLKEGVRVCGSSNGKMQWKKILEYGHKVFHRTREPVDLKDKWRRSLGKENKDNAHDGFDQRDEKDGIRLSEENEGKSEDEEQMRSVEKEVPGKSNVDSKSENLDTGSPLVRSKQLKQKAKTKEQPPNAKTFSKREREIQESSRNLVLPNGKRKRLDWTDEELKMLKEGVRLHGTLNGKMQWKEILEYGHNVFHVTRQPVDLKDKWRRYFREKARKR, via the exons ATGGGTGTTGAAGAATCTATGGAATTGGATGGATTGTTAGAAGTTGAGAATTGTGTTAGGTGTAACGATGGTGGTTCTGGAAGTAggaaattgatggtttgtagTGAGAAGGGATGCCCAATTGCTCTCCATGAGGAGTGCATGTGTGCAAGGCCTGTTTTTGATCAATTGGGAAAGTTTTACTGCCCGTATTGCGCGTATAAGCGGGAGTTTTTTCGGTGTCGGGAGTTGGGGAGGAAGGTAATGGGGTCCAAGAGTGTGTTGTCTAAGTTTATTGATGCAGGAGAGGGGGAGGATTGTGGGTGTGAGACGGGCGGGTGGGGTGGTGTTGAGGTTCGGGGTCAGTCTGTGGGAGTAGAAGGAGGTGGGGCCGTGGAAGGGGGAACTGACCAGAGGAGGGAGATTGAAGATGTAAGGGGTGAGGAGAGAATAGATGAGGACCCTGAGGAGGAGGAAATTGTTGAAGAGACACAAGAAGAGGATGCAGAGCCAAGAGAAACAATGAATAACGACAATGCACGTGATGGATTAGACCGAAGAGATGAGGAGGATTGTCTAAGGGTGTCGGAGGAGAGCAAGGGAGGAAGTgatgaagaagaacaagaagaggaGACAGAGCACCAGAGTGGTTGTTGTGTACAAGAAATGACGAATAATCACAATGCACATGGATTATCAGACCAAAGAGATGAAGAGGATGGTAAACGGGTGCCTGAGGAGAACGAGGGCgaaagtgaggatgaggaaCAAATGCAGTCAGTGGAAAAGGAGGTGCCCGGAAATTCTACTGTTGTGCCTGAATCTGATGAGTTAGATACGGGGTCTCCACTAGTGAGGAAGCAGCGTTTCAAACAGAAGAGTAAAAGGATAAAACAGCCTCAAAGTGTAGCTTCCTTAAGGACAGTGCCCTCTCCATCAAGGGAATTATCAGCTCGTCGAACAAGGTCTGCAGAGGAGCATGCTAAAAACCAAAATGGAAAAGCTAAAACCTTTTCcaagaaggaaagagaaaatCAGGAATCTGCAAG AAACTTGGTACTTCCTAATGTGAAGGGTAAGAGATCAAAGTGGACAGATGAAGAGATAAAAATGTTGAAG GAGGGAGTGAGAGTTTGTGGATCATCAAACGGAAAGATGCAGTGGAAGAAAATTTTGGAATATGGTCATAAAGTGTTTCACAGAACCCGTGAACCAGTTGATCTTAAAGATAAATGGAGGAGGAGCTTGgggaaagaaaataaagacAATGCACATGATGGATTCGACCAAAGAGATGAGAAGGATGGTATAAGGCTGTCTGAGGAGAATGAGGGCAAAAGTGAGGATGAAGAACAGATGCGATCAGTAGAAAAGGAGGTGCCTGGAAAGTCCAATGTTGATtcaaaatctgaaaatttaGATACTGGGTCTCCTCTGGTGCGAAGCAAGCAACTCAAACAAAAAGCTAAAACGAAAGAACAGCCTCCAAATGCTAAAACCTTTTCCAAGAGGGAAAGAGAAATTCAGGAGTCTTCAAG AAACTTGGTACTTCCTAATGGGAAGCGGAAGAGATTAGATTGGACAGATGAAGAGTTAAAAATGTTAAAG GAGGGAGTGAGACTTCATGGAACATTAAATGGAAAGATGCAGTGGAAGGAAATTTTGGAATATGGtcataatgtgtttcatgtaaCCCGTCAACCAGTTGATCTCAAGGATAAATGGAGGAGGTACTTTCGCGAAAAAGCTAGAAAAAGGTGA